In a single window of the Salmo trutta chromosome 21, fSalTru1.1, whole genome shotgun sequence genome:
- the hhatla gene encoding hedgehog acyltransferase like, a isoform X1, whose protein sequence is MRLKAALPKLELYLYAAVLYLSLLWAGTWIWDASADNVNRKVFKKSVKPGWHYFGRKMDVADFEWVMWFTTFRNHILFALAGHVIFAKVCSLISPRIGMDDWYCKHRSLIYGLYGGLAVLVSMGGGFLALVLSHCFILYSVALVKRKWIVFVAGLASLATFKMEPFNTWQEGFVTGYFDLQDILFYGGSCFTIMRCMSFALENCEKKDGNYTFIDLLKYNFYLPFFYFGPIQTFDQFHVQANNPNLTRKQREMWNITTGALLHLGAILVVDVFFHYLYILTIPNDMKLVKQLSDWSLAGLAYSNLVYDWVKAAVMFGVINTVARLDHLDPPQPPKCITMLYVFAETHFDRGINDWLCKYVYDYIGGSHTNIFKELVATICTFVVTTLWLGPCELVYIWSFFNCFGLNLELWVDKIFSIPPFSNIEYAIGEAMSRRIRAVFGALNFWTIILYNILALNSLEFAKLVGKRLIVQGFPLSTLSVLFVTYCGVQLVKERERKQAFLDDPEPAAVPPTPQDMPEEVGKKKAE, encoded by the exons ATGAGGCTCAAGGCAGCCCTACCtaagctggagctctacctgtaCGCAGCGgttctctacctgtctctactaTGGGCTGGTACCTGGATATGGGACGCCTCCGCTG ACAATGTGAACAGGAAGGTGTTCAAGAAGAGCGTGAAACCAGGATGGCACTACTTCGGCAGGAAAATG GACGTTGCTGATTTTGAATGGGTGATGTGGTTCACAACATTCCGGAATCACATCCTATTCGCCCTCGCCGGTCATGTGATCTTTGCCAAAGTCTGCTCCCTGATATCTCCCAGG ATTGGTATGGATGATTGGTATTGCAAG CACAGGTCGTTGATCTATGGGTTGTACGGTGGCTTGGCGGTGTTGGTCAGTATGGGCGGGGGCTTCCTGGCTCTGGTCCTTTCACACTGCTTCATCCTCTACAGCGTGGCTCTGGTCAAGAGGAAGTGGATCGTCTTTGTCGCCGGTCTCGCCAGCCTGGCCACCTTCAAGATGGAACCTTTTAATACCTGGCAG GAAGGTTTCGTGACGGGCTACTTCGACCTGCAAGACATCCTGTTCTACGGAGGATCCTGTTTCACCATAATGCGCTGTATGAGCTTTGCTCTGGAGAACTGTGAGAAGAAGGACGGCAACTACACCTTCATTGACCTGCTCAAATACAACTTCTACCTTCCATTCTTCTACTTTGGACCCATCCAGACTTTCGATCAGTTCCATGTTCAG GCCAACAACCCTAACCTGACCCGTAAGCAGAGAGAGATGTGGAACATTACCACCGGAGCTTTGTTGCACCTGGGAGCCATTTTGGTGGTGGACGTGTTCTTCCACTACCTGTACATCCTGACCATCCCCAACGACATGAAGCTGGTCAAGCAGCTGTCCGACTGGTCCTTGG CTGGTCTGGCCTACTCTAACCTGGTGTATGACTGGGTGAAGGCAGCGGTGATGTTTGGGGTGATCAACACTGTGGCTAGACTGGATCATCTGGATCCTCCTCAGCCTCCTAAGTGTATCACCATGCTCTACGTGTTCGCTGAGAC GCACTTTGACAGAGGCATCAATGACTGGCTGTGCAA GTATGTTTACGACTACATTGGAGGAAGCCACACAAATATCTTCAAGGAGCTGGTGGCGACCATCTGTACGTTCGTTGTGACCACTTTGTGGTTGGGTCCATGTGAGCTGGTCTACATCTGGTCGTTCTTCAACTGCTTCGGTCTCAACCTGGAGCTCTGGGTGGACAAGATCTTCTCCATACCTCCCTTCTCCAACATTGAG TATGCCATAGGTGAGGCCATGTCTCGTAGAATCAGAGCCGTCTTCGGCGCCCTCAACTTCTGGACTATCATCCTCTACAACATCCTGGCTCTCAACAGTCTGGAGTTCGCCAAGCTGGTGGGAAAAAGACTGATCGTCCAAG GTTTCCCTCTGTCCACCCTGTCTGTACTGTTTGTGACCTACTGTGGTGTTCAGctggtgaaggagagggagagaaaacaagCCTTTTTGGATGACCCCGAGCCAGCGGCCGTGCCCCCTACCCCCCAAGACATGCCTGAGGAGGTCGGAAAAAAGAAAGCTGAGTAA
- the hhatla gene encoding hedgehog acyltransferase like, a isoform X2 has product MRLKAALPKLELYLYAAVLYLSLLWAGTWIWDASADNVNRKVFKKSVKPGWHYFGRKMDVADFEWVMWFTTFRNHILFALAGHVIFAKVCSLISPRHRSLIYGLYGGLAVLVSMGGGFLALVLSHCFILYSVALVKRKWIVFVAGLASLATFKMEPFNTWQEGFVTGYFDLQDILFYGGSCFTIMRCMSFALENCEKKDGNYTFIDLLKYNFYLPFFYFGPIQTFDQFHVQANNPNLTRKQREMWNITTGALLHLGAILVVDVFFHYLYILTIPNDMKLVKQLSDWSLAGLAYSNLVYDWVKAAVMFGVINTVARLDHLDPPQPPKCITMLYVFAETHFDRGINDWLCKYVYDYIGGSHTNIFKELVATICTFVVTTLWLGPCELVYIWSFFNCFGLNLELWVDKIFSIPPFSNIEYAIGEAMSRRIRAVFGALNFWTIILYNILALNSLEFAKLVGKRLIVQGFPLSTLSVLFVTYCGVQLVKERERKQAFLDDPEPAAVPPTPQDMPEEVGKKKAE; this is encoded by the exons ATGAGGCTCAAGGCAGCCCTACCtaagctggagctctacctgtaCGCAGCGgttctctacctgtctctactaTGGGCTGGTACCTGGATATGGGACGCCTCCGCTG ACAATGTGAACAGGAAGGTGTTCAAGAAGAGCGTGAAACCAGGATGGCACTACTTCGGCAGGAAAATG GACGTTGCTGATTTTGAATGGGTGATGTGGTTCACAACATTCCGGAATCACATCCTATTCGCCCTCGCCGGTCATGTGATCTTTGCCAAAGTCTGCTCCCTGATATCTCCCAGG CACAGGTCGTTGATCTATGGGTTGTACGGTGGCTTGGCGGTGTTGGTCAGTATGGGCGGGGGCTTCCTGGCTCTGGTCCTTTCACACTGCTTCATCCTCTACAGCGTGGCTCTGGTCAAGAGGAAGTGGATCGTCTTTGTCGCCGGTCTCGCCAGCCTGGCCACCTTCAAGATGGAACCTTTTAATACCTGGCAG GAAGGTTTCGTGACGGGCTACTTCGACCTGCAAGACATCCTGTTCTACGGAGGATCCTGTTTCACCATAATGCGCTGTATGAGCTTTGCTCTGGAGAACTGTGAGAAGAAGGACGGCAACTACACCTTCATTGACCTGCTCAAATACAACTTCTACCTTCCATTCTTCTACTTTGGACCCATCCAGACTTTCGATCAGTTCCATGTTCAG GCCAACAACCCTAACCTGACCCGTAAGCAGAGAGAGATGTGGAACATTACCACCGGAGCTTTGTTGCACCTGGGAGCCATTTTGGTGGTGGACGTGTTCTTCCACTACCTGTACATCCTGACCATCCCCAACGACATGAAGCTGGTCAAGCAGCTGTCCGACTGGTCCTTGG CTGGTCTGGCCTACTCTAACCTGGTGTATGACTGGGTGAAGGCAGCGGTGATGTTTGGGGTGATCAACACTGTGGCTAGACTGGATCATCTGGATCCTCCTCAGCCTCCTAAGTGTATCACCATGCTCTACGTGTTCGCTGAGAC GCACTTTGACAGAGGCATCAATGACTGGCTGTGCAA GTATGTTTACGACTACATTGGAGGAAGCCACACAAATATCTTCAAGGAGCTGGTGGCGACCATCTGTACGTTCGTTGTGACCACTTTGTGGTTGGGTCCATGTGAGCTGGTCTACATCTGGTCGTTCTTCAACTGCTTCGGTCTCAACCTGGAGCTCTGGGTGGACAAGATCTTCTCCATACCTCCCTTCTCCAACATTGAG TATGCCATAGGTGAGGCCATGTCTCGTAGAATCAGAGCCGTCTTCGGCGCCCTCAACTTCTGGACTATCATCCTCTACAACATCCTGGCTCTCAACAGTCTGGAGTTCGCCAAGCTGGTGGGAAAAAGACTGATCGTCCAAG GTTTCCCTCTGTCCACCCTGTCTGTACTGTTTGTGACCTACTGTGGTGTTCAGctggtgaaggagagggagagaaaacaagCCTTTTTGGATGACCCCGAGCCAGCGGCCGTGCCCCCTACCCCCCAAGACATGCCTGAGGAGGTCGGAAAAAAGAAAGCTGAGTAA